Proteins from one Pseudomonas sp. KBS0710 genomic window:
- a CDS encoding DUF6124 family protein, translating into MCTDACNPTATLFSVRPEANTEALLANAYETIAGAGAMTNEFAESLPSQHRYLALAIQQMIELGLMLVEAAQDRVDRAA; encoded by the coding sequence ATGTGTACTGACGCCTGTAACCCAACCGCGACCCTGTTCAGCGTTCGCCCTGAAGCCAACACCGAAGCCTTGCTCGCCAACGCCTACGAAACCATTGCCGGCGCGGGTGCCATGACCAACGAGTTCGCCGAAAGCCTGCCTTCTCAACATCGCTACCTGGCCTTGGCCATTCAGCAAATGATCGAACTGGGGCTGATGCTGGTAGAAGCGGCGCAAGACCGCGTCGACCGCGCCGCATAG